One genomic region from Terasakiella sp. SH-1 encodes:
- a CDS encoding glycosyltransferase has protein sequence MTKVSYVITVYNKAPFLPGVIDALKCQQGDFEREFIFINDGSSDESMQVVKRETAGLENVVLIDQKNQGVAIATNNGVKVARGDVIKLVDSDDILAPFCTELLLKTMKETESDFVFGISGEYETEISFEKPDQPEVIRFEDPLYSVIDRGFARVSHCLFKKSLFKKAGGCDERVFSQDHSLFIRLCTHGTLAQVRHTVCLSPKDEPGRIMNNNAQVIHDATIALAYHLQDHDDLSAKHKKAAQKKIISRVWKWAKKEHKFGFFSSEFLLYLASSCGVSLQGDQLVYLCSIFRKNATVRLP, from the coding sequence GTGACTAAAGTTTCGTATGTCATCACGGTCTATAACAAAGCGCCTTTTCTCCCCGGTGTAATTGATGCCTTAAAATGCCAACAAGGTGATTTTGAACGTGAATTCATCTTTATCAATGATGGTTCTAGCGATGAGTCGATGCAGGTTGTTAAGCGTGAAACTGCCGGGCTTGAAAATGTGGTTCTGATTGATCAAAAAAACCAGGGCGTTGCCATTGCCACGAACAATGGGGTAAAGGTTGCACGCGGTGATGTGATCAAGCTTGTAGATTCAGATGATATTCTCGCCCCTTTCTGTACAGAACTTCTACTCAAGACTATGAAGGAAACAGAAAGTGATTTTGTCTTCGGTATTTCAGGGGAATATGAAACGGAGATTTCCTTTGAAAAACCAGACCAGCCGGAAGTCATTCGTTTTGAAGACCCGCTTTATAGTGTGATTGATCGCGGCTTTGCTCGGGTCAGCCATTGCCTGTTTAAGAAATCTCTCTTTAAAAAGGCAGGCGGCTGTGATGAACGGGTTTTCTCCCAAGATCATTCCCTATTCATTCGCCTATGTACCCATGGCACGTTGGCACAAGTGCGACATACGGTCTGCCTGTCACCAAAAGATGAACCGGGGCGCATTATGAACAACAATGCACAGGTCATCCATGATGCGACCATTGCCTTGGCCTATCACCTGCAAGACCATGACGACCTGAGTGCCAAACATAAAAAGGCAGCACAAAAAAAGATTATTTCGCGGGTATGGAAATGGGCCAAGAAAGAACATAAATTCGGTTTTTTCAGTTCTGAATTTCTGCTCTATCTCGCCTCTTCCTGTGGGGTCAGTCTACAAGGCGATCAGTTGGTTTATCTTTGCAGTATTTTTCGAAAAAACGCTACTGTCAGACTGCCGTAA